ATCGCCAATTTTGGTATGTTTATGACTTGTGAGCTATGAACACTTGTGTTTCTTGGAATAATTAACTATACAAGTCAAATATATATAGGTAGATGCCAAAACGTGTATACACCCAAAACAATAATTTAAGAAGACCATAAGTAACTAATTAGTCTTGGTTAATGTATGGTTTAATTCGAGAAGTCGTTGTATTTGTCGTACATAAAAGTCTTCACTATTTAGTCCAGTCATCTCTTCACACTCGTTGAATCTCATAATTAGTCCTGTTTAATTTCCCTACTATACACGTACTGCTACAGTGTTACTGTCCTTTGATCTCTACAAAATAGTCAACGACTATGATTTTTTTATTCATGCATAAAGATTATATTTGTTTGATCAATGAGTCATGAAAAGTATACTTAAACTATGCCAGCTATTTGAAGTTGTGACGTGGTCTAGCGGTTGGTGGCAtgcttcctttaggggaggtcaggagttcgacccctgtTGACTACATATTAAAAATACAATTTCATCACTGCCATGTAGTATCCACCCGTGGAACATTtctcatatcgtttggggggtaaaggggagggaggttttacttgaccgtgcccttggatcggtttcaaggtttcctcccgggcagcgatgggggcggggttattatcgctgcatcggcatagtcgaaacgggagatgatcgcaacgggtggtaaagtccccctcgggtgatcccaatcgttgTTCAAAAAAAAAACTATGCCAGCTATTTAATATGTagtttgatcatatacatagcattgtatatgtgtattttatttactaaaggctaaaagcagaagttacgcgaagtatattcgaaaggcttggaatattcgctgaaaataaagataACAGATCAGTTTCCGCGCTAATGAAAGACTGCGGGTCACTTCGCTAagttttcgcggatagttaagcaatccgcagaccgcgaatatttcgaatactataaatagggagcttagcctctcatttataggttgttgattctctgtcatttgcccggacctttgtaattttctcttgtgatcttgcccaaggaactTTTCCATCGTGtcgaggtgaatcatgctaattaacaatcaagaccggctcggggtggttgatcacttgattgttaaagtgaaagacgatcatcaggacccaaaataatcatcaaacatctcatcctTCATCTCAATCTTATTGCACTAAATCCTTAGTTAAGTAactcattaattatggattgatcaattggcgccatctgtgggacacgttttaaaattaaactcgaaattttttgtttcgtgctatcaaacaattaattggctggtttaatttcaatcgtgttttgtaATGATGATTTGCAGGTACTTTCTAGGGTGTATCAGTTGATTTGATTATCGGCCATGGCAACAAATGCAAAGCAAGTAAGTGTTTCCTCGAATGCTGATGTGATGGCTGGTGATTCGCAGAACGCCTTGCCGTTCAATACGCAAACAAATGTTAATGCTACTGCAAGCAAATCAGTTCAAGAACCGCTCGCTAAAACGTCTAATCTTAACACCGCTAATAATGATTCGCAATTAGAGTTTGCTGCAGAAAAAATGGTTGCGCGTAGAAATCTGCAACAGAACCGCGATGAGACCATTGCTGAAGGCAAGCGGTTAAGAGTTTTGGCTGAAAAAGCGAGTCTGAAAATAGACAAAGTTGTTGGCACTACTATTGAGCAAGCTAAGAAAGACGCCAAGTATAGTCGCGAACCTCGTataccgcgcacttacttatggccGTTGAATGATTCAGGATCATAAGTTGATCGCTTAGTTGTGGAACATCatgatagtgatagtgataatgcAGAGGAACGCCTTGTTTTGAACTCTGCTTATAACTCAAAGATTGCGAAAGCGCCAAGGTAAGaaagcgaattttctgatgattcggataGTGTGGAAGAATTTGTAAAAATTCCATATGTTAAGAGaaggcgaccaccaacacctttccctcgtcaTGGGGAAGAAGGTGAAGCATCTGATGCTGTCTGCAGTGAGAATACTAAACATTTTTTAGTGGATGCTTTTAAAAGCATTGTGCCTAGGTCAATGCAGCATAAATTTGAGCAACCAAATTTTTTGCAAGATATGATAGCCAAATTTTGTGCGGAGAATAAtgatactcgcacaaaaaaggcGACTGAGATTACTATTGCTGCAGAAAAGTTTGTCCAGCATCTTTCTGATTATCCAATCGTTACACCGCCTATTGTGCCGGCGACATTGGGAGTTTACTCGGGTTAACTGATCCCTTGGATTTTTTGCAGAGGTTTGAAGGGGTGGTAAGCACCTATAACTGGGATGAGCCGGTTGCCTGTAGAGTATTCCCTATGGTTTTACAAGGATCAGCAAGGGAGTGGTTTCATAGCCTGCAAGCTCGCAGTATTATCGGCTTTATCGATCTTCGCGATAATTTTTTGCTGCAATTTCAGAATCTTTTACCGCAGAAGAAGACGCATATAGAATGTCATGATATCAAACAAGGCAACAAGGAAACTTTAAGcgcattacttacgcggtacatttaTGAGTGCCAAAAGATACCTAGTTTGAATGAAGATCAAAAAATTTCTGggtttttgcatgctattaatccgcGGCGACATCCAACGTTTGTGCGTCGACTACGAAGAGATGTTCCGCCAACTTTCGCTAAGTTGCAACAAGAAATGTATGATTATCTTAGAGGTGGAGAAGATAGTACTATAACATCCGCTTGCGGGTGGGGTAAGGATAAACGTTGGCGAGATGATAATGATTCTTTTCGTGATGGAAATGGTGATAATTACCGCGGTTCAGGATATCCACAGCGAAATGGCGGCGGTGGTTACCCGCGCAATGATAGACATCAAGGTCAAAATGATAATCATGGATATGGCCATCGggatcgctattctacgcgaaaaTGGAACAACGAGTCTTTTAATATCATCCAGATGTTAACAAAAATACCCAAAGAAATTCTTTTACAAGAAAGGGTTGCGAGATCTTTTCCTGATCCTCAACCTTTAGCGGAGAACAGTAGGCGAGATAAATCCAAGTTTTGTATTttccatgacgattatggtcatgaTACCAATCGTTGTAGAGATTTGGCAGAGCTGATCGCGAAGGCATATGAGCAAGGCAAGCTAGAACATTTAATCGCGCAAGGTGCTGCAAGTACTGCGAATGCGATTATCTTGCCTGCAGAGTCTAATGCTCCGCAAGTGCCAAATGATGCTGATCGAAAAGCTCCCGCGGTGAAGAATCTTGGAGTAAAAATGGAGAGTAAGAAAGAGAATTAGAGGTACAAGGCGAAATATCGGTATTCCAAATATCTGAACAAATCGCGAACTGGCAATGCCCCTCTATTACTTTTCCTCCTGCAAACTTGAGCGCGGATCTTGATAAGCCAGTGGTGGTTTCATGCTGCATTGCGAATaatggtattgtgattatgaaggtgcatgttgacactggtagcagtgtagatgTAATGTATGAGCAATGTTTTAGCAAGTTGCCTGCAAACATTAaaactttgatgaaacctactacgTTTTCGCTTGCTGGATTTTCAGGAGAATCAACTTGGCCTATTGGTCAGTTGGAATTGCAAGTTGAACTAGTAGATGACCGTTATGAAtcgctaaggcgccaagctttGTTGAATCTTTATATAATTCGAAATTAATCGCGATTTAACATGATTCTTGGGCGCACTGCTTTGTGCATGTTTGGTGCAATACCATCTACACTACATGGAATGGTTAAGTTTTCTGCTAATAAGGGTATCAGAACGCTAACTTCTACGGTGGTTGAGCCATTTTGTGCAAAGATTGTGGCGCGAGAAAGTGTAGGTGTTGAGGGGCATGCAGTCCACTCTGAATAATGCACGCATTGGTAATAGAAGAGTTTAATCATGTTTACTCATGATCAATTTGTTATTTTCATTTTCTGAGTTGTTATTGCAGAAAAATAATAAATAAGACAAAATTAGTTTGAGTGTTAGTAATTGTTTCTATACAAAgcaaaaacactgcgtgtggccacgcgtagtgtttATTTTGCAGAAAACAATttcttaatttttaaaatactgaATTAATGTTTGTGCAAATGTGACTAAGGGTTCGCAGAAATTTTAAAACATATGTTGTTGTTTTGCTAAGTGATGATGCAGTCTGTTTATGCTATATTAATGCTGATGTATATTGCGAAATAATGATTTTaaaaccaagtgatgaaattgcccacttgtgttaaatAATGAATGTTGCAAAAGGATAAAATTTcttaagtatttgatcttgccatacttagatgcttcgcaatgctaataaaTTACCTAAAGATCGTTTTGTTGgtcttagaagattcataatataTACAAGATTGTTTCTCATAAGTAcgtgtttgttatgtgcacaataacgaatatgaaaattgcaaaggacaagtctgcattatgaatatatattaaaataaagcgCGATATAAATAAGTCAAGTTGCAACTTCGGAATAAAAATATTTCATTAATAAACGCGCTATGTGAGACGCGTAAAGTTACAAAAACGCAATATGTAATTGCGGATTATAGATTTACAATTCAAATAAGATATTTTAAAGCTTAAGTACTTTAATATCTTCAAAAGTAACACCTTCACGCCGGCTAAGCTCCTCCAGTACCGGGATAACGATCTTTTCAACCTCTTTTTTTGCTATTGTCAGCACTTCTTGTGCATCATCGGTTGGGCATATTTCACTGGCAATATCTGCGGGAAGTGGTTGAGTAAGATCGTCGAGCTTGCAGCGTAAATCATGCTATTCACAGCGGGTAGCGAGTTTGGCAGCTTGGGCATAGGCCTGAAATTTTTCGGTAACTGGCGCTGAATCCATTACCTTGTCGCCAAGCTCAGGCAGATATTTGAAAAGTTGAGAAAATTGTTGTTCTGCATATTCCGCTCTCTTTTTGAGCGACGCGTTTTCATCCGCAACTTTTTTCAGTTGTGCCTCAAGTTTCTGCGCTTTCTTGCGCTGAACGCCAGCAATTTTGACCTGCTTTTCATATTCGTCAGACATCTCATTGAAATGCTCAACACTGTCAACGGTCAAGCAAATAGCGTTGAAACAATTTTGAATTCGCTGTCTTTTAGCTTGGGCTAATGTGAGTTCGCAGTATTGTCGCTGAACATTGCTGGGTACAAATTTGCAAAGTTTGCGATAGAGTCGATTGGCTTGTTCTTCTTCCGCAGCCTCATCCGCATCTTCTTCGTGGTTTGATGCTTCGGCGTCAGAAGGGAGGCTTAAATTTTCATTGTCGGGCTCTTCAAAAATATCATCAGGAATATCACCACCGATTTTATACAGCTGCTCTGGCCCCTCTGAATCTGAAAGCACAACTAACAGCGAATAagaaattaaaataatttaaaagatACGGGAATAATACTCGCAGCATATATGCGGTAGTATTGAATTTCGCTAACTTActtgtgacgccccatacaaaaccatcgtgtacggatcatcaatcaacatgatcattacatggtcaaacactatatgctgtttgaaaaccgatttgcattcataaaaagataacgttttacaaaagatagcgcgcatcctacgaataggagcataaacataattatttgaccctaaggtcgttacaaagccattgtttgaaattaacataaactacgaatgaaaaagaaaagttccatgattgagacatctctagtaatgcagcgggtaactaatacagcaggtccttaacagcaattcgataacagcatgacatcaagtctaacagtggaagcaagaaacctctaggcacctgagaaatacatgcttaaaaggtcaacacgaatgttggtgagctatagtttaagttgtaacagcaacgtaaggtaggccacgagatttcagtgtaacaaaacagtgtgaaaagtatatgtataactgtgggcacccggtaactagacttaacgtttataaccccctgaaagtacacttggcgagtgcgtatgttcacaaagtattaaacacccgttaaatgctagcgtgactagcccgagtggggatgtcaagccctatggatccatatctaagattcgcgttcaccggttcaaaaaccaatgactaaacgttaccgtgctaaggggaatgtttatgccattgtataacccacacacatataaagtttaagtactcgtgcctagtatgtaaaacgtaaaaagcgcatgtattctcagtcccaaaataattaaagtaaaaagggatgctataactcacagtgataaaagcggtaaagtctgtaatgaaagtacgcaagtattaagtcggtccgaaaggtcgtcaacctaaatcaatattaagtcagtaggttgtctttataaattctaatagtgcataaaataagtttaagtgtcatcatcatcatcattcattatcataaaagctaagtaagttcgacaagaatagagatcgaaacaataggctgaattcggtcagcagctacgacctctacgtaaatcgaaaagacgcatagtcagtggctatggctccgtatatgagtcccctaacagctgaccaatttttagaacctaactcgtcttcgtttgaccgtggcgacggtttaagtgcgagtaggtcagaaatttcagcacaacgttaatagggtgcagtgactctcggagggccataaatcctaaaccgtaacccggattaagacgaggcctaaacagaaaatcatctaatcgaaccgaactcactgaaaatcaactttcaagtagcccaggtggtctgatcagatatgaaaatcagtggacaagtgctcaggtggggttcttggtgcttgatgctcatcacggttctcatccttgatgcttgtagcttcaagtgtacaactcgttgatggtttagcatcacttttgatcaAGAttataccatcaatacacaatatgttaagaccaagtggtaacacaactcatttaagagtcttagatggatgatgaaccaaggttacatcatatccttagtcttaacacaattacaagtcctatttacaacaaagttacaaactttacatcaatcaaacaagtatgaacatgatctaagtcaaatgaagtgatggaaccctatgcTAGAGaccttggatccctttcacacaatttataaggtcacaaagctagaaagcttgaacctttagtgttcttgaagatcttgaaacataaagcttggatctttaagtttcatgaagaccataaacacaagttttgatctttataacaaaacaacaagatcataagctagaaaacttagatccaataacaagatatgaagattcaagctagaaagcttgcatcttggttgttcttgaagatcttgaagcataaagcttggatcttgaagatacatgaagattacaaacaaaagtttgaatctttattataaaataacaagattaaagcataaaagaagtagatctacaaagttggtgaagattcaaagctagaaagcttgaatcttccatgttcttgaaggattcatgcttgaatcaataagatataatcaagatcaaagctaaagagcttgatcttccatgatgatgatgatatgccacGAAAATGATgagggaaaagaagaagaaaaagaaaacttacaagtaatacaAGAAAGGAAGGAAAGAAAGAGCAAGTGTGTATGAAAATCAAATGAGAAAgtgtttgaatgagaggtaaatggctagtatttataagcaaaattttgaaatggattgatgacttggaagggcctcttggccgtaggttttgagggggaggggaggagacaccattttgctttttggttagtggttgtctaaagcatgtacttatgctagaatcccatgtaacaatatggataatccttatccaaatgctagtatgactcatctaattaaatgggcatttattttatttattatgggtcactagtaaataatacatgggctaattaattgggccactagctagtgtagggtgggctaaggtccaataaggtagaaagtccaacaagactaactattgtgatctagtaaataattaattaaaattaagcatctaaaaatccaggtaattattattataaaataataattaatatttcgcagtcataatattccgattacgataaaagttaaacgtgtgcgcagtccgcggtttattcgaaacgttaagtaacactaacggttataaaggcttccaatgatcaagttaagtatcctacgtactctaaggcatgttttaacatataattggaagtaaaccacgtatatcaagtttccagtgtataaagtaacacagtacgcactgatacgcagtttcacaaaaatacaaggcacgaaagcaagtcgaaaaagtcgggtcgttacattacccacctgttattggaaatttcatcctgaaatttaagctgatggtgatggagtcggaaaaaggtgaggatacttctgcttcatttgatcctctcgctcctaggtaaactcaggtccatgcttggcattccatcgaactcgaacaattggaatcttattgcgtttcaaggttttgacctcacggtccatgatttcgacaggttcttccacgaagtggagtttgtcatcaatcgtaagttcttccaatggtatgataagttccggtggagcaaggcacttcttcaaatttgatacatggaaggtaggatgaacagcactcaactgagtcggaagatccagccgataagcaacgggtccaacacgttccaaaatttcaaaaggaccaacatatcgcgggttcaactttccgtgcttcccaaaacgaattacacctttccaaggtgcgaccttcaacattactcggtcacccacgttgaattcgaagtctttatgtttaagatcagcataactcttttggcgatctcgggccgtcttaagtctcgcttgaatctgagaaatcttctccgtcgtttcatggactatctcaggtccggtgatttgcacttcgcctaactcggatCAACAAATAGGAGAACATCACTTGctaccatacaacgcttcaaaaggcgcggctttaatactcgaatgataactgttgttgtaagagaattcggctagcggaagatgcctttcccaagactttccaaagtcgataacacaggcacgcaacatgtcctccaatatctgaattgttcgttcactttgactgtcggtctgtgggtgataagcggtgctcatgtcgagacgagttcccaaggcttcttgcaaggaacgccagaatctggaagtaaaacagggatcgcgatctgagataattgatagaggcacgccatgacgagatacaacctctttgatgtatagttgagcaagtctctccattgtatctgtttctttcatcgttagaaaatgagcagatttggtacgacgatcaacgataacccagattgtatcgtatccgcccaccgtctttggtagcttcatgatgaaatccatcgtaattgcgtcccatttccattgtgggatttctggttgttgaagtaatccagatggtctctgatgttcagccttaaccttcgaacaagtcaaacacctcccaacataagttgcaacatccttcttaagattttaccaccaatactgttccttgagatcgtggtacatttttctagctcctggatgaatcgaatatctcgacttgtgggcttcatcaagttaaaggcttcgtaaatctccataacgaggtacccaaattcttccggcataacatcggagtccagaatccttaa
This window of the Rutidosis leptorrhynchoides isolate AG116_Rl617_1_P2 chromosome 7, CSIRO_AGI_Rlap_v1, whole genome shotgun sequence genome carries:
- the LOC139859715 gene encoding uncharacterized protein, translated to MVLQGSAREWFHSLQARSIIGFIDLRDNFLLQFQNLLPQKKTHIECHDIKQGNKETLSALLTRYIYECQKIPSLNEDQKISGFLHAINPRRHPTFVRRLRRDVPPTFAKLQQEMYDYLRGGEDSTITSACGWGKDKRWRDDNDSFRDGNGDNYRGSGYPQRNGGGGYPRNDRHQGQNDNHGYGHRDRYSTRKWNNESFNIIQMLTKIPKEILLQERVARSFPDPQPLAENSRRDKSKFCIFHDDYGHDTNRCRDLAELIAKAYEQGKLEHLIAQGAASTANAIILPAESNAPQVPNDADRKAPAVKNLGVKMESKKEN